One segment of Methanolinea sp. DNA contains the following:
- the cgi121 gene encoding KEOPS complex subunit Cgi121 → MGDGGDCVVRQVRVLVRDVGEFLDAVGEIANRTGTHIVFFDADKVAGRAHVESALRHAFRARETGSMISSRVEVEALLYAAGTRQIVEAVRFGLHEGANRAYLALCPGNDDAWREIAPLVSPADDEDWDALPPEKVDLLCTLFSISPRELEVCGAGKVRELVLERVALLDVYK, encoded by the coding sequence GTGGGAGACGGGGGAGACTGCGTTGTCCGGCAGGTGAGGGTCCTCGTCCGGGACGTCGGCGAATTCCTCGATGCCGTGGGGGAGATCGCGAACCGCACGGGGACGCACATCGTCTTCTTCGACGCGGACAAGGTGGCCGGGAGGGCCCACGTGGAATCTGCCCTCCGCCACGCATTCAGGGCGAGGGAGACAGGGTCGATGATCTCCTCGAGGGTCGAGGTGGAGGCCCTCCTCTACGCCGCAGGGACGCGCCAGATCGTCGAGGCGGTCAGGTTCGGGCTCCACGAGGGCGCAAACAGGGCATACCTCGCGCTCTGCCCCGGAAACGACGACGCGTGGCGGGAAATCGCGCCCCTCGTCTCCCCCGCCGACGACGAGGACTGGGATGCCCTCCCGCCGGAAAAGGTCGATCTCCTCTGCACCCTCTTCTCGATCTCCCCCCGCGAGCTCGAGGTGTGCGGGGCCGGGAAGGTGAGAGAACTCGTCCTCGAGAGGGTGGCACTCCTCGACGTGTACAAGTAG